A genomic segment from Gemmatimonadota bacterium encodes:
- a CDS encoding ribbon-helix-helix protein, CopG family, which produces MSKGLVRTVINLEDKQKAWLDQQAALRRVSRASLIRQAVSEYQAKERRGSDVSLHEALEQTADIWQSGDGLEYQVQIRKEWL; this is translated from the coding sequence GTGAGCAAAGGACTGGTCAGAACAGTAATCAACCTGGAAGACAAGCAGAAAGCGTGGCTGGACCAACAGGCCGCACTGCGACGTGTATCCAGGGCCTCGTTGATTCGTCAGGCAGTCAGCGAATACCAGGCCAAGGAAAGGCGTGGCTCGGATGTTTCATTGCATGAGGCACTCGAACAGACCGCAGACATCTGGCAATCCGGTGACGGCCTTGAGTACCAGGTGCAAATCCGCAAGGAATGGCTTTGA
- a CDS encoding DUF2089 domain-containing protein — protein MTGDTDLNNDTELINGTDRIPNPRLPAQCPGCGAALKVTRLDCTECDTAVIGGFHLPPLARLASEDQAFVLCFLQTGGNLKDMAEHYGVSYPTLRNRLDDLVEHLDSLAADRPEEELDEAS, from the coding sequence ATGACCGGCGACACCGATTTGAATAACGATACCGAGTTGATTAATGGCACGGATCGGATACCGAACCCGCGTTTACCCGCCCAATGCCCGGGCTGTGGCGCGGCCCTGAAAGTCACCCGCCTGGATTGTACCGAGTGCGATACGGCCGTGATAGGCGGTTTCCACCTTCCTCCGTTAGCCCGGCTTGCCTCGGAGGATCAGGCCTTCGTGCTCTGCTTTCTCCAGACCGGCGGCAATCTCAAGGACATGGCCGAACACTACGGCGTCTCCTACCCCACGCTGCGGAACCGCCTCGATGACCTGGTCGAGCATCTGGATTCGTTGGCGGCGGATCGCCCGGAGGAAGAACTCGACGAAGCAAGCTGA
- a CDS encoding type II toxin-antitoxin system VapC family toxin produces the protein MARYLLDSVIVIDHFNGVDAAREFLAAHGQDCVISVITRAETLAGFPPESEPLALELLDQFAALPVTIEVADAAAKLRHHHGMKLPDAIQAPIAIQEGMSLVTRNTRDFKADGPVAVTIPYQLPR, from the coding sequence ATGGCGAGATACCTGCTGGACTCGGTTATCGTCATTGACCACTTCAACGGCGTTGATGCAGCGAGGGAGTTCCTGGCCGCTCACGGTCAAGATTGCGTGATATCCGTCATTACCCGCGCAGAGACGCTAGCTGGATTCCCTCCCGAATCTGAACCGTTGGCTCTCGAGCTCCTGGATCAGTTTGCCGCATTGCCAGTTACCATAGAAGTCGCCGATGCCGCCGCAAAGTTGAGACACCACCACGGCATGAAACTTCCGGATGCAATTCAAGCGCCCATTGCAATACAGGAAGGAATGTCCTTGGTCACTCGAAACACGCGAGACTTCAAGGCTGACGGTCCGGTCGCAGTGACGATCCCCTATCAATTACCTCGATAA
- the xth gene encoding exodeoxyribonuclease III encodes MSSWNLLSWNVNGVRAVAKKGFIEWLQEEAPDILCIQETKSQESQLDAKITDVDGYTSYWSEAEKKGYSGVGVYTRHEPISVAKGFGEERFDSEGRTLVLEYPDFTLFNVYFPNGKQNAQRLQYKMDFYEAILAHWESLRTDGKKLVICGDVNTAHNAIDLARPKDNEKISGFLPMEREWIDKIVDMGYVDTFRQFDEGPDNYTWWHLMSGARKRNVGWRIDYFYVTADLMPSVSDAWIMPDVMGSDHCPIGIEVGVG; translated from the coding sequence ATGTCTTCATGGAATCTGTTGAGCTGGAACGTGAACGGGGTAAGGGCGGTGGCGAAGAAGGGATTTATCGAGTGGCTCCAGGAAGAGGCGCCGGACATCCTGTGCATCCAGGAAACCAAGTCCCAGGAGTCGCAGCTGGACGCCAAGATCACGGATGTCGACGGATATACGAGTTACTGGTCAGAAGCGGAGAAAAAAGGATACAGCGGCGTTGGTGTCTACACGCGCCACGAACCCATCAGCGTTGCGAAAGGGTTTGGCGAGGAGCGATTCGATTCGGAAGGTCGGACTCTGGTTCTGGAATATCCCGATTTCACCCTGTTCAACGTGTACTTCCCAAACGGCAAGCAGAACGCCCAACGGCTGCAGTACAAGATGGATTTCTACGAGGCCATCCTGGCGCACTGGGAATCGCTCCGCACGGACGGCAAAAAGCTGGTCATCTGCGGCGACGTGAATACTGCACACAACGCCATCGACCTCGCCCGTCCTAAGGACAACGAGAAGATCTCCGGGTTCCTTCCCATGGAGCGCGAGTGGATCGACAAGATCGTTGATATGGGTTACGTAGATACCTTCCGGCAATTCGACGAAGGGCCGGACAACTACACCTGGTGGCACCTCATGTCCGGAGCGAGAAAGCGGAACGTGGGCTGGCGCATCGATTACTTCTACGTAACCGCGGACCTGATGCCCTCAGTCTCCGACGCGTGGATCATGCCAGACGTCATGGGTTCGGACCACTGCCCCATCGGGATTGAGGTGGGGGTGGGGTGA